One Brachybacterium kimchii genomic window carries:
- a CDS encoding class I SAM-dependent methyltransferase: MDSTSPAPAASPAPGDDRADQTDRVILESARAELGPLDRGDLVILDDATGALTSAALEEVASGPSRVLVHEASAQRALALAEAHAEARREGRLVIAGLDGTPEDIGGLLEGSTPQVALARLPKALAALDHRAHALARAGVPALVAGGRVKHMTRTQNDVLAGAFDEVHATRGIGKSRALVARAPRAEGRSAPVHEGGADVLVRGEQVRVPLRGIGGVFGGASADAGSLLLLDALDRAVLAGEVAGAAAAEGAGDAPGTRGTADMSGAVGGGALAAVDLGCGNGLLTAYLRRAFPEARVLATDDDLDAVASTRATLDADADADAGAAGDEGAGEEAGPAVRVLWESSLAGQAAGSADLVLLNPPFHDGTAVDATLVHGLLDAVARVLRPGGELWFVHNSHLRYRSELEHRVGPVRQRARDRRFTVLQSTRG, translated from the coding sequence ATGGACTCCACCTCTCCCGCACCTGCTGCATCGCCTGCCCCCGGCGACGACCGCGCCGACCAGACCGATCGCGTCATCCTCGAGAGCGCCCGTGCGGAGCTGGGACCGCTCGACCGCGGCGACCTGGTGATCCTGGACGACGCCACCGGCGCGCTGACCTCCGCCGCCCTGGAGGAGGTCGCGAGCGGCCCCTCCCGGGTCCTCGTGCACGAGGCCTCCGCACAGCGGGCGCTCGCGCTCGCCGAGGCGCACGCGGAAGCGCGCAGGGAGGGGCGGCTCGTGATCGCGGGACTCGACGGCACTCCCGAGGACATCGGCGGGCTGCTCGAGGGGAGCACCCCGCAGGTTGCCCTGGCGCGACTGCCCAAGGCGCTCGCCGCCCTGGACCATCGCGCGCACGCGCTCGCCCGCGCCGGAGTGCCCGCCCTCGTCGCGGGAGGGCGCGTCAAGCACATGACGCGCACCCAGAACGACGTCCTGGCCGGCGCGTTCGACGAGGTCCACGCGACGCGCGGGATCGGCAAGTCCCGGGCTCTGGTCGCTCGTGCTCCGCGCGCCGAGGGACGGTCGGCGCCCGTCCACGAGGGCGGCGCCGACGTCCTCGTCCGCGGCGAGCAGGTCCGGGTCCCGCTGCGCGGCATCGGCGGGGTGTTCGGGGGAGCGTCGGCCGACGCGGGCAGCCTGCTGCTGCTCGACGCCCTCGATCGCGCGGTGCTCGCGGGCGAGGTCGCCGGGGCGGCGGCCGCGGAGGGCGCGGGAGACGCGCCGGGAACGCGGGGCACGGCAGACATGTCGGGCGCTGTCGGCGGCGGTGCTCTCGCCGCCGTGGATCTGGGCTGCGGCAACGGGCTGCTGACCGCCTACCTGCGGCGTGCGTTCCCCGAGGCGCGAGTCCTCGCGACCGACGACGACCTCGACGCCGTCGCCTCCACGCGCGCGACGCTCGATGCGGATGCGGATGCGGACGCGGGTGCGGCCGGCGATGAAGGCGCAGGCGAAGAGGCAGGGCCTGCTGTGCGCGTGCTCTGGGAGTCCTCGCTCGCGGGCCAGGCGGCGGGCAGCGCGGACCTCGTGCTGCTGAACCCGCCGTTCCACGACGGCACCGCCGTGGACGCGACGCTCGTGCACGGTCTGCTCGACGCCGTGGCCCGCGTGCTGCGTCCCGGCGGCGAGCTGTGGTTCGTCCACAACTCCCATCTGCGCTACCGCAGCGAGCTCGAGCATCGCGTCGGCCCCGTCCGCCAGCGCGCTCGGGACCGGCGTTTCACCGTGCTGCAGTCCACGCGGGGCTGA
- a CDS encoding nucleoside hydrolase produces MTSPRIPLLLDCDTGIDDAIALTYLASRPEVEFAGIVSTAGNVTTEHVLDNNLALADMLGLDAPVARGADAPLVQELMTAEDTHGPTGMGHAQLPATTRSADPRSGAQLWVDAARARPGALVGLVLGPHTNLALALEIEPELPQLLSRLHIMGGAINHRGNTLPTTEWNIAVDPEAAQRVLAAFSSAPRRPVLAPLDATESVRFTQETLDALRAISDHPVIAALAEALRWYFEFHEADGFGWMAHVHDPLVAAHALVPELARTAPLAVDVELEGTLTRGQTVGDWLGRWGREPNVDVMTEVDADCFVAHLLAVLRARFGA; encoded by the coding sequence GTGACCTCCCCGCGCATCCCGCTCCTGCTCGACTGCGACACCGGCATCGACGACGCCATCGCCCTGACGTACCTGGCCAGCAGGCCGGAGGTCGAGTTCGCGGGCATCGTCTCGACGGCGGGGAACGTGACCACGGAGCACGTGCTCGACAACAATCTCGCGCTCGCCGACATGCTCGGGCTCGATGCCCCGGTGGCCCGCGGGGCCGACGCACCGCTCGTGCAGGAGCTGATGACGGCCGAGGACACCCACGGCCCCACCGGCATGGGCCACGCGCAGCTGCCCGCGACGACCCGCTCGGCCGATCCCCGCAGCGGCGCGCAGCTCTGGGTCGACGCGGCACGCGCGCGTCCCGGAGCGCTCGTCGGCCTGGTCCTCGGCCCGCACACGAACCTCGCGCTCGCCCTCGAGATCGAGCCCGAGCTGCCGCAGCTGCTCTCGCGCCTGCACATCATGGGCGGTGCGATCAACCATCGCGGCAACACCCTGCCCACCACCGAGTGGAACATCGCCGTGGACCCCGAGGCCGCCCAGCGGGTGCTCGCGGCCTTCTCCTCGGCGCCCCGGAGACCCGTGCTCGCGCCGCTCGACGCGACCGAGTCGGTGCGCTTCACGCAGGAGACCCTCGACGCCCTGCGGGCGATCTCCGATCATCCGGTGATCGCGGCCCTCGCCGAGGCGCTGCGCTGGTACTTCGAGTTCCACGAGGCCGACGGCTTCGGCTGGATGGCGCACGTGCACGACCCGCTGGTCGCGGCGCACGCCCTCGTGCCGGAGCTCGCGAGGACGGCTCCGCTCGCCGTCGACGTCGAGCTCGAGGGCACGCTGACCCGGGGCCAGACCGTCGGCGACTGGCTGGGCCGCTGGGGCAGGGAGCCGAACGTCGACGTGATGACCGAGGTCGACGCGGACTGCTTCGTCGCGCACCTGCTGGCGGTGCTCCGGGCGCGCTTCGGCGCCTGA
- a CDS encoding winged helix-turn-helix domain-containing protein, producing MSATAKDHPRFHLESELAHPVRFSIVAALAPVESIAFGELRDELQVSDSVLSKQITELEGAGFVKAAKGFVGKRPRTTLSLTKDGLRRWRDHLANLRAIAGPPAE from the coding sequence ATGAGCGCGACCGCGAAGGACCACCCCCGCTTCCACCTCGAGTCCGAGCTCGCGCATCCGGTCCGGTTCTCGATCGTCGCGGCTCTCGCGCCCGTCGAGTCGATCGCCTTCGGCGAGCTGCGCGACGAGCTGCAGGTCAGTGACTCGGTGCTCTCCAAACAGATCACCGAGCTCGAAGGGGCGGGGTTCGTGAAGGCCGCGAAGGGATTCGTGGGCAAGCGTCCGCGCACCACCCTCTCGCTCACCAAGGACGGGCTGCGCCGCTGGCGCGATCACCTGGCGAACCTGAGGGCGATCGCGGGGCCGCCCGCGGAGTGA
- a CDS encoding DUF805 domain-containing protein, translated as MNRPVPKRVAAQLDRPVHVSGPIRALSRMVGNFATFSGRASRSEFWWAQLAVLLLFVIPVLLCVIGGVVGSAWVEQKAKETEAGGEPAFMGPTFGDSPGMALVVFGVMLVVMLVIALIVPSLSLQCRRLRDAGFSGLFLLLNLIPYLGPLVLLVFAFLPSAPEGARYDVPQRRAATQVAAGS; from the coding sequence GTGAACCGACCTGTCCCGAAGCGCGTCGCAGCGCAGCTCGACCGGCCCGTGCACGTGTCCGGACCGATCCGGGCGCTCTCGCGGATGGTGGGGAACTTCGCGACGTTCTCCGGGCGCGCGAGCCGCTCGGAGTTCTGGTGGGCCCAGCTCGCGGTGCTCCTGCTGTTCGTCATCCCCGTGCTGCTGTGCGTCATCGGGGGAGTGGTCGGCAGCGCGTGGGTCGAGCAGAAGGCGAAGGAGACGGAGGCGGGAGGAGAGCCCGCGTTCATGGGCCCCACTTTCGGGGACAGCCCGGGCATGGCGCTGGTGGTGTTCGGCGTGATGCTGGTGGTGATGCTCGTGATCGCCCTGATCGTGCCGAGCCTGTCCCTGCAGTGCCGGCGTCTGCGCGACGCCGGTTTCTCGGGCCTCTTCCTGCTGCTGAACCTGATCCCGTACCTCGGCCCGCTCGTCCTTCTCGTCTTCGCATTCCTGCCGAGCGCACCGGAGGGTGCACGGTACGACGTCCCGCAGCGACGAGCGGCGACGCAGGTCGCTGCGGGATCCTAA
- the purQ gene encoding phosphoribosylformylglycinamidine synthase subunit PurQ, with translation MRIGVVTFPGTLDDRDALRAIAQVGGDPVALWHGEDSLRDVDAVVLPGGFSYGDYLRAGAISRFAPVMDRVVDAANGGMPVLGICNGFQILCETHLLPGSMIKNAHRAFICRDQPLRVESTASAWTSEFAEGEVIRIPLKNQDGQYVADERTLAQLEEEGRVVFRYVAGATHGPAGFEENPNGSRHDIAGVRNERGNVVGLMPHPEHAVEPGFGPDEPGRGTRTGTDGRRFFTSVLGSLVA, from the coding sequence ATGCGCATCGGCGTCGTCACCTTCCCGGGCACTCTGGACGACCGCGACGCGCTGCGCGCGATCGCGCAGGTGGGCGGCGATCCCGTCGCCCTCTGGCACGGCGAGGACTCCCTGCGGGACGTCGACGCCGTGGTCCTGCCCGGGGGCTTCTCCTACGGCGACTACCTGCGCGCGGGCGCCATCAGCCGCTTCGCCCCGGTCATGGACCGCGTGGTCGACGCCGCGAACGGCGGCATGCCGGTCCTCGGCATCTGCAACGGCTTCCAGATCCTCTGCGAGACGCACCTTCTGCCCGGCTCGATGATCAAGAACGCCCACCGCGCCTTCATCTGCCGCGACCAGCCGCTGCGCGTGGAGAGCACGGCGAGCGCGTGGACCTCGGAGTTCGCCGAGGGCGAGGTCATCCGCATCCCGCTGAAGAACCAGGACGGCCAGTACGTGGCCGACGAGCGCACCCTCGCCCAGCTCGAGGAGGAGGGCCGCGTCGTCTTCCGCTACGTCGCCGGCGCCACGCACGGGCCCGCGGGATTCGAGGAGAACCCCAACGGCTCCCGGCACGACATCGCCGGGGTCCGCAACGAGCGCGGGAACGTCGTCGGCCTCATGCCGCATCCCGAGCACGCGGTCGAGCCTGGCTTCGGCCCCGACGAGCCCGGCCGCGGCACCCGCACCGGTACCGACGGGCGCCGCTTCTTCACCTCGGTGCTGGGGTCGCTGGTCGCCTGA
- the purS gene encoding phosphoribosylformylglycinamidine synthase subunit PurS, whose protein sequence is MPRVVVHVMPKPEILDPQGKAVAAALPRLGFERIASVRQGKRFELELEGPADEAALARVREAAETLLSNPVIEDVVAVETVEEQA, encoded by the coding sequence ATGCCACGCGTCGTGGTCCACGTCATGCCGAAGCCCGAGATCCTGGACCCCCAGGGCAAGGCGGTCGCCGCCGCGCTCCCCCGGCTGGGCTTCGAGCGGATCGCCTCCGTGCGACAGGGCAAGCGATTCGAGCTCGAGCTCGAGGGCCCGGCCGACGAGGCCGCGCTCGCGCGGGTGCGCGAGGCCGCCGAGACGCTGCTGTCGAACCCCGTCATCGAGGACGTCGTCGCCGTCGAGACCGTCGAGGAGCAGGCCTGA
- a CDS encoding MBL fold metallo-hydrolase, whose translation MMKIRHLGHSCLAVEAAGLRLLVDPGSFSDPDAVLAAGPYDAVAITHQHADHVAPALLARVLEASPEARVLAEPQTAAGLRGERELPGGAFEGALGADQLVELPAGALERVGAVEVGAVGGEHAIIHPDIPRVGNSGLVISAPGEPLLGVTGDSLEVVPEFAGIDVLAFAVVAPWSKMQETIDFLRAVRPVLALPVHDNVVSTQGRTIFIAQSTNLAPEGTEVRDWPEGERVVEVAAAG comes from the coding sequence ATGATGAAGATCCGTCACCTGGGACATTCCTGCCTCGCGGTCGAGGCCGCGGGTCTGCGGCTGCTCGTGGACCCCGGGTCGTTCAGCGACCCGGACGCGGTGCTCGCCGCGGGGCCCTACGACGCGGTCGCCATCACCCACCAGCACGCCGACCATGTCGCGCCCGCGCTGCTCGCCCGCGTGCTCGAGGCCTCGCCCGAGGCTCGCGTGCTGGCGGAGCCGCAGACCGCGGCGGGGCTGCGCGGGGAGCGGGAGCTGCCGGGAGGGGCGTTCGAGGGTGCGCTCGGTGCCGATCAGCTGGTCGAGCTGCCCGCGGGAGCACTGGAGCGGGTCGGCGCGGTCGAGGTGGGGGCCGTCGGCGGGGAGCATGCGATCATCCACCCGGACATCCCTCGGGTCGGCAACTCGGGCCTCGTCATCTCCGCCCCGGGCGAGCCGCTGCTCGGCGTGACCGGTGATTCCCTCGAGGTGGTGCCGGAGTTCGCGGGCATCGACGTGCTCGCGTTCGCCGTGGTCGCCCCCTGGTCGAAGATGCAGGAGACCATCGACTTCCTGCGTGCGGTCCGTCCGGTGCTCGCGCTGCCGGTGCACGACAACGTCGTCAGCACGCAGGGTCGGACGATCTTCATCGCCCAGTCCACCAACCTCGCACCCGAGGGCACCGAGGTCCGCGACTGGCCGGAGGGTGAGCGAGTCGTGGAGGTCGCTGCCGCGGGGTGA
- a CDS encoding HNH endonuclease: MTTATSASVTADGRVLLHPRPVASADVPSAGAPSTADADSPIRDELLDLGAVADALGRVALSTDASFTGAGSGLDAAALSQVLSVIDRAHSALSALEMRTMTALDTAVRGQDIAEGAPARDQGRRTADEVRMASRISPALASRRLRAGERLVREMPRMFEALASGAITSEAAYAIGRAAGPVQPDLRSEVDEVLDQHLPDLEGASTSRWSREVDALAQTLDPQGAPRRHRCAEQERSVTVRAGAHGMGTVTAHLSGLDCQAIRRRLSLEAEKMRAAGEDRTHGQLMADLLSDTILGRHGAVDPVTLQIGVVISERALFSPAHGEPATIEGYGVIDAGQVRDHVLGQDIDTRRERAHHSLLGDPPQAEPAKPTLDEDLPLPDAIADLVDLETPAQRRTQQVDAITAHLRAARGAPPAEDLRAQGPPGSGSSTTEPSNDLPSPSDASHPDAGRSGTGAAGLSPGERYRRALQLLEAEEGMADELRRLFTHPTTGELVAMESRSRAFPQGLARYMRIREILCGGPYCDASIRHADHIRPHAEGGLTSALNGQALCAHCNLTKETLGSAEHVPAEDGSHRVTWTSRLGATATVTPGAQTGLPMSRTAVQAHALDADPRSWFDRDAVDGQTRGKGRSHLRLLIEEPELEPVEDLIARDPCAGRSASDEDRMHQAAMDAFGPAFSGCDVDWDEFDILDEFDRLDALGRPDEDLGGLRSSVRAPSASAPEPSTCARRRDAG, translated from the coding sequence ATGACCACCGCCACCTCGGCTTCGGTCACGGCCGATGGTCGGGTCCTCCTGCATCCCCGTCCTGTCGCCTCTGCCGATGTCCCCTCAGCTGGTGCTCCGTCGACCGCCGACGCGGACTCTCCCATCCGTGACGAGCTCCTCGACCTCGGTGCCGTCGCCGACGCGCTCGGCCGGGTCGCGCTCTCGACCGACGCGTCCTTCACGGGCGCCGGATCCGGCCTCGATGCCGCAGCGCTCTCGCAGGTCCTGTCCGTGATCGACCGCGCGCACTCGGCGCTCTCCGCGCTCGAGATGCGGACCATGACGGCACTCGACACGGCCGTGCGCGGTCAAGATATCGCCGAGGGCGCGCCCGCCCGTGACCAGGGCCGCCGCACCGCCGACGAAGTCCGGATGGCATCGCGCATCTCCCCCGCCCTGGCCTCCCGCCGCCTGCGCGCCGGAGAGCGCCTGGTCCGGGAGATGCCGCGCATGTTCGAGGCCCTCGCGTCCGGTGCGATCACCTCCGAGGCGGCCTACGCGATCGGTCGTGCGGCCGGTCCGGTCCAGCCGGATCTCCGCTCAGAGGTCGACGAGGTCCTTGACCAGCACCTGCCGGACCTCGAGGGCGCGAGCACCTCGCGCTGGTCCCGGGAGGTCGATGCGCTCGCACAGACCCTCGACCCGCAGGGCGCTCCGCGCCGCCACCGTTGCGCCGAGCAGGAGCGATCCGTGACCGTGCGCGCCGGAGCGCACGGGATGGGCACCGTGACGGCCCATCTCTCGGGACTCGACTGCCAGGCGATCCGTCGGCGGCTGTCCCTCGAGGCGGAGAAGATGCGCGCCGCCGGCGAGGACCGCACCCACGGCCAGCTCATGGCCGATCTGCTCTCCGACACGATCCTGGGCCGCCACGGCGCCGTCGATCCCGTGACCCTGCAGATCGGCGTCGTCATCTCCGAGCGCGCGCTCTTCTCCCCCGCGCACGGCGAGCCGGCGACGATCGAGGGCTACGGGGTGATCGACGCCGGCCAGGTGCGCGACCACGTGCTCGGCCAGGACATCGATACCCGACGCGAGCGGGCGCACCACTCCCTGCTCGGCGACCCGCCGCAGGCCGAGCCCGCGAAGCCGACCCTCGACGAGGACCTCCCGCTGCCGGACGCGATCGCGGACCTCGTGGACCTCGAGACGCCCGCGCAGCGCCGCACGCAGCAGGTCGACGCGATCACGGCGCACCTGCGCGCGGCGCGGGGCGCCCCGCCCGCGGAGGATCTGCGGGCCCAGGGCCCACCAGGGTCGGGCTCGTCGACGACGGAGCCGTCGAACGACCTCCCCTCCCCCTCCGACGCTTCGCATCCGGACGCGGGCCGCTCCGGCACCGGTGCCGCCGGGCTCAGCCCCGGCGAGCGGTACCGGCGCGCGCTGCAGCTGCTGGAGGCCGAGGAGGGGATGGCCGACGAGCTGCGCCGGCTGTTCACGCATCCCACCACGGGTGAACTGGTGGCGATGGAGTCGCGCTCACGCGCCTTCCCACAGGGTCTCGCTCGCTACATGCGTATCCGCGAGATCCTCTGCGGCGGGCCGTACTGCGACGCCTCGATCCGGCATGCGGACCACATCCGCCCCCACGCCGAGGGCGGGCTGACCAGCGCGCTCAACGGGCAGGCGCTGTGCGCGCACTGCAACCTGACCAAGGAGACGCTGGGCAGCGCCGAGCATGTTCCCGCCGAGGACGGCAGCCACCGCGTCACCTGGACCTCCCGCCTCGGCGCCACGGCGACCGTGACGCCCGGCGCCCAGACCGGGCTTCCGATGTCGCGGACCGCCGTGCAGGCGCACGCGCTGGACGCAGATCCCCGGTCCTGGTTCGATCGCGACGCGGTCGACGGCCAGACCCGCGGGAAAGGCCGCTCCCACCTGCGCCTCCTCATCGAGGAGCCCGAGCTCGAGCCCGTCGAGGACCTCATCGCACGCGACCCCTGCGCGGGGCGCTCCGCCTCCGACGAGGACCGCATGCACCAGGCAGCGATGGACGCCTTCGGCCCAGCCTTCTCCGGCTGCGATGTCGACTGGGACGAGTTCGACATCCTCGATGAGTTCGACCGGCTCGACGCCCTCGGCCGGCCCGACGAAGACCTGGGAGGCCTCCGCTCGTCGGTCCGAGCGCCCAGCGCGTCGGCTCCGGAGCCCAGCACGTGCGCCCGACGACGCGACGCCGGCTGA
- a CDS encoding phosphoribosylaminoimidazolesuccinocarboxamide synthase encodes MSPASPDVPSAPDREPRSAPLITAPALPGWDHAVSGKVRELYVPAGEDLAGAREVLVVATDRISAYDFSLAPGIPDKGRVLTGISLFWFEQLADIVPNHVISADDVPEQVRGRALRCRALDMIPLECVVRGYLTGSGRADYERDGAVGGHTLPAGLVEASRLPRPLFTPSTKAEQGEHDENITVDQARERLGGDLVDRLDELTRAVYVRAQQIAAERGILLADTKLEFGFSRADGTLTLGDEVLTPDSSRFWSADAYREGVAQPSLDKQFVRDWLTSDASGWDRTSGQEPPELPPDVVAQTRDRYIEAFERLTGREFDPEG; translated from the coding sequence ATGAGCCCGGCGAGCCCGGACGTCCCGTCGGCCCCGGACCGCGAGCCGCGCTCCGCGCCCCTGATCACCGCCCCCGCCCTGCCGGGATGGGACCACGCGGTGAGCGGCAAGGTCCGCGAGCTCTACGTGCCCGCTGGCGAGGACCTCGCGGGCGCCCGCGAAGTGCTCGTCGTCGCGACCGACCGCATCAGCGCGTACGACTTCTCCCTCGCCCCCGGCATCCCCGACAAGGGACGCGTGCTCACGGGCATCTCGCTGTTCTGGTTCGAGCAGCTGGCGGACATCGTCCCGAACCATGTGATCTCGGCCGATGACGTCCCCGAGCAGGTGCGCGGCCGGGCGCTGCGCTGCCGGGCGCTCGACATGATCCCGCTCGAGTGCGTGGTGCGCGGCTATCTCACGGGCTCGGGCCGCGCGGACTACGAGCGCGACGGCGCCGTCGGCGGCCACACGCTGCCCGCGGGTCTCGTGGAGGCCTCGCGCCTGCCGCGCCCCCTGTTCACCCCGTCGACCAAGGCCGAGCAGGGGGAGCACGACGAGAACATCACCGTCGACCAGGCACGTGAGCGCCTGGGCGGCGACCTCGTCGACCGCCTGGACGAGCTCACGCGCGCCGTCTACGTGCGCGCGCAGCAGATCGCTGCCGAGCGCGGGATCCTGCTCGCGGACACGAAGCTCGAGTTCGGCTTCTCGCGGGCCGACGGCACGCTCACGCTCGGAGACGAGGTGCTCACCCCTGATTCCTCGCGCTTCTGGTCGGCCGACGCCTATCGCGAGGGCGTCGCCCAGCCCAGCCTCGACAAGCAGTTCGTGCGCGACTGGCTGACGTCCGACGCCTCGGGCTGGGACCGGACCTCGGGCCAGGAGCCTCCGGAGCTGCCGCCCGACGTGGTCGCGCAGACCCGCGACCGCTACATCGAGGCGTTCGAGCGCCTGACCGGGCGGGAGTTCGACCCCGAGGGATGA
- the purD gene encoding phosphoribosylamine--glycine ligase, which yields MKILVIGSGGREHAIVRRLSRDSPAPVLHAAPGNPGIGDHATCHDVALDDHEGLLALARELAVDLVVVGPEAPLVAGLADVLREDGIAVFGPSAEAARLEGSKTWAKEIMEAAAVPTARSVSVSSGDAVLAGLDRVNPLRDVPFVVKADGLAAGKGVVVTDDIEHAIAHGRAVIGAGGSVVVEEYLDGPEVSLFCVSDGTRVVPLAPAQDFKRALDGDEGPNTGGMGAYSPLPWADADLAREVVAAVAQPTIDELARRGTPFVGILYCGLALTARGVRVVEFNARFGDPETQVVLERLTSPFGELLLAAARGDLSAVAVPTWSDDAAVTVVLAAPGYPRRPRTGDHISGFDEAAAQGAVVIHAGTDVDPEGHLVSSGGRVLSVVGVGPTLEAARTLAYAGIDRIDLPGSHHRTDIAQQAAADEAAGSEAAGA from the coding sequence GTGAAGATCCTCGTCATCGGCTCCGGGGGCCGCGAGCACGCCATCGTGCGCCGCCTCTCCCGCGACTCCCCTGCCCCGGTCCTCCACGCCGCTCCCGGGAACCCCGGCATCGGCGACCACGCGACCTGCCACGACGTCGCGCTCGACGACCACGAGGGCCTCCTGGCCCTCGCTCGCGAGCTCGCGGTCGACCTGGTCGTCGTGGGACCCGAGGCGCCGCTGGTCGCGGGCCTCGCGGACGTGCTGCGCGAGGACGGCATCGCCGTCTTCGGGCCGTCGGCCGAGGCGGCCCGCCTCGAGGGGTCGAAGACCTGGGCGAAGGAGATCATGGAGGCCGCGGCCGTGCCCACGGCCCGCTCCGTGTCCGTCTCCTCCGGCGACGCGGTGCTCGCCGGCCTGGACCGGGTGAACCCGCTGCGCGACGTGCCCTTCGTGGTGAAGGCCGACGGCCTCGCCGCGGGCAAGGGCGTCGTGGTCACCGACGACATCGAGCACGCGATCGCGCACGGCCGCGCCGTCATCGGCGCGGGCGGATCCGTCGTCGTCGAGGAGTACCTCGACGGCCCCGAGGTCTCCCTCTTCTGCGTGAGCGACGGGACGCGCGTGGTGCCGCTCGCCCCCGCGCAGGACTTCAAGCGCGCCCTCGACGGCGACGAGGGCCCGAACACGGGCGGCATGGGCGCCTACTCGCCCCTGCCCTGGGCGGACGCGGACCTCGCCCGCGAGGTCGTCGCCGCCGTCGCCCAGCCCACGATCGACGAGCTCGCCCGGCGCGGCACGCCCTTCGTCGGCATCCTCTACTGCGGCCTCGCGCTCACCGCGCGCGGCGTGCGCGTGGTCGAGTTCAACGCGCGCTTCGGCGACCCCGAGACGCAGGTCGTCCTCGAGCGCCTCACCAGCCCCTTCGGCGAGCTGCTGCTCGCGGCCGCGCGCGGCGACCTGAGCGCCGTCGCCGTGCCCACCTGGTCGGACGACGCCGCGGTCACAGTGGTCCTCGCGGCCCCCGGCTATCCCCGCCGGCCCCGCACCGGTGACCACATCTCCGGCTTCGACGAGGCCGCCGCGCAGGGCGCCGTCGTGATCCACGCCGGCACCGACGTCGACCCCGAGGGCCACCTCGTGAGCTCCGGCGGGCGCGTGCTCTCGGTCGTCGGCGTCGGCCCGACCCTCGAGGCCGCGAGGACGCTCGCCTACGCGGGCATCGATCGGATCGACCTCCCCGGCTCGCACCACCGCACGGACATCGCGCAGCAGGCAGCTGCGGATGAGGCGGCCGGGTCAGAGGCGGCCGGGGCATGA
- the truA gene encoding tRNA pseudouridine(38-40) synthase TruA — translation MRLRLDLAYDGTDFHGWAAQPGQRTVQGVLEEALQRVTRTDVRVTVAGRTDAGVHARGQVTHLDLPDRAVAVLPGRSDRSPADALVARLGGVLPADVVVRSAREVPEAFDARFGAIARTYRYRISDGPLVHDPLRRDVLRHRRPLDVSAMGEASAALLGEHDFLSFCRPREGATTIRTLRELSWQRPGEGRRDEHLVVATVRADAFCHHMVRSLVGAMLAVGEGRRGSDRPLEILRARTREAATRTTPGAAPMAPPEGLTLESVEYPADGDLAAQAEAARRLRG, via the coding sequence ATGCGTCTGCGCCTCGATCTCGCCTACGACGGCACCGACTTCCACGGATGGGCCGCCCAGCCCGGGCAGCGCACCGTGCAGGGAGTGCTCGAGGAGGCGCTGCAGCGCGTGACGCGCACCGACGTCCGGGTCACCGTCGCCGGACGCACCGACGCGGGGGTCCACGCCCGGGGCCAGGTCACCCACCTCGACCTCCCGGACCGGGCGGTCGCCGTGCTTCCCGGGCGCAGCGACCGCTCTCCCGCCGACGCCCTCGTCGCGCGACTGGGCGGCGTGCTGCCGGCGGATGTCGTCGTCCGCTCCGCGCGAGAGGTCCCCGAGGCCTTCGACGCGCGCTTCGGGGCGATCGCCCGGACGTACCGCTACCGCATCTCCGACGGGCCGCTCGTCCACGACCCGCTGCGGCGCGACGTGCTGCGCCATCGCCGCCCGCTCGACGTCAGCGCGATGGGGGAGGCGAGCGCCGCACTCCTGGGCGAGCACGACTTCCTGTCCTTCTGCCGCCCGCGCGAGGGCGCGACCACGATCCGCACCCTGCGCGAGCTGTCCTGGCAGCGCCCCGGCGAGGGCAGGCGCGACGAGCACCTGGTGGTCGCGACCGTGAGGGCCGACGCCTTCTGCCACCACATGGTCCGCTCCCTGGTGGGCGCGATGCTCGCCGTCGGCGAGGGCCGACGGGGCAGCGACCGTCCGCTCGAGATCCTGCGCGCCCGCACCCGCGAGGCCGCGACCCGCACGACGCCCGGCGCCGCCCCGATGGCGCCGCCGGAGGGGCTCACGCTCGAGAGCGTCGAGTACCCGGCCGACGGCGATCTCGCCGCGCAGGCGGAGGCGGCCCGGCGGCTGCGCGGGTGA